One segment of Candidatus Pantoea bituminis DNA contains the following:
- a CDS encoding SDR family oxidoreductase: MQKHALIVGISGVNGRALAEKLLHEGWQVSGLSRGRGAVPEGCASLTADLTDETAVREALKDVKPDALFFSVWARQDTEKENIRVNGAMVRNVIEALGDRLKGAHVALITGLKHYLGPFEAYGKGAVPVTPFREEQGRQPVDNFYYAQEDEVFAGAEKYDYRWSVHRPHTIVGYALGNAMNMGQTLAVYATLCREKGWPFIFPGSPEQWNGVVDVTDAGLLAEQLLWAATSPEAANEDFNSVNGDVFRWNWMWPRLAAYFGVEAADYPAQIMPLENRMQEAEAAWTEIATRYQLRETDINKLVSWWHTDADLGRPMEAFTDMSKSRKAGFTGYRSSLDSFTELFDKLKEEKVIPQ; this comes from the coding sequence ATGCAGAAACACGCTTTGATTGTCGGTATCAGTGGGGTTAATGGTCGTGCATTGGCAGAAAAATTATTGCATGAAGGCTGGCAGGTCAGCGGTCTTTCGCGGGGACGTGGCGCCGTTCCAGAAGGTTGCGCCAGCCTGACCGCTGATTTAACTGACGAAACTGCCGTTCGCGAAGCATTGAAAGATGTGAAGCCGGATGCCCTGTTTTTCAGCGTTTGGGCACGTCAGGACACTGAAAAAGAGAATATCCGCGTCAATGGTGCGATGGTGCGTAACGTGATCGAAGCGTTAGGCGATCGCCTAAAAGGCGCGCATGTTGCACTGATCACCGGCCTAAAACACTATCTCGGCCCGTTCGAAGCCTACGGTAAAGGCGCGGTGCCGGTCACGCCATTCCGTGAAGAGCAGGGACGTCAGCCGGTTGATAACTTCTATTACGCGCAGGAAGATGAAGTGTTTGCGGGTGCGGAAAAATATGATTACCGCTGGAGCGTGCATCGTCCGCACACCATTGTAGGTTACGCATTGGGCAATGCGATGAACATGGGTCAGACGCTGGCCGTCTACGCCACGCTGTGCCGTGAGAAAGGTTGGCCATTCATCTTCCCGGGTTCGCCAGAACAGTGGAACGGTGTAGTCGATGTGACGGATGCAGGTTTGCTGGCAGAGCAGCTGCTTTGGGCCGCGACATCGCCTGAAGCGGCTAACGAAGATTTTAACTCGGTCAACGGTGATGTGTTCCGCTGGAACTGGATGTGGCCGCGTCTGGCTGCTTATTTTGGTGTTGAAGCGGCGGATTATCCGGCGCAGATCATGCCGCTGGAGAACCGTATGCAGGAAGCAGAAGCGGCATGGACAGAGATCGCCACTCGTTATCAGCTGCGTGAAACCGATATCAACAAACTGGTTTCGTGGTGGCACACCGATGCAGATCTAGGCCGACCAATGGAAGCGTTCACTGATATGAGCAAAAGCCGGAAAGCGGGCTTTACCGGTTATCGCAGCTCGCTGGATTCATTCACCGAGCTGTTCGATAAGCTGAAAGAAGAGAAAGTGATTCCGCAGTAA
- a CDS encoding NAD(P)-binding domain-containing protein — translation MTHTTSAGQSGLATLEAQLQQDLTFLELPAKAWVPERTYQGNAVRDVVVIGAGMCGLAATAKLVLSGINNVVAYDAAPAGREGPWITFARMETLRSPKSLHGPALGLPQLTFRAWFTAQWGAEAWQALDKIPKDQWMDYLIWYRNVLDLPVQNNVRMTAIAFVDDLIAIDIEGAETGRVYTRRLVLATGRSGLGGFAVPEFLQGIDRQFWAHSADEINFAALKGKRLAVIGAGASSMDNAATALEAGAGSVDMLIRRKAMPRINKMTGIGSQGVVHGMHQLPDAWKWKFVDYTATTQTPPPRASTLRVSRHANARFLLDCGIVAVHQDEKGLLIDTTQGAMHYDFLIAATGFSNDFSGRAEFAALAPHIRTWADGRYTPDMGEPRSNMLEAPDLGPAFEFQQRVAGSCPLLAHVHCFNDAAMLTHGKVSGDIPAVSAGAERLVRGITASLFAEDVETHFSNLVAYDIPELQGDEWTDSTPLIKQENAL, via the coding sequence ATGACGCATACAACATCAGCAGGGCAAAGTGGCCTTGCCACGCTGGAAGCCCAGCTTCAGCAAGACCTGACATTCCTTGAACTGCCCGCCAAAGCGTGGGTGCCCGAGCGGACTTACCAAGGCAATGCGGTGCGTGATGTTGTGGTTATTGGGGCTGGCATGTGCGGGTTGGCAGCCACAGCAAAGCTGGTGCTGAGCGGCATTAACAATGTGGTTGCCTATGATGCCGCACCTGCGGGTCGCGAAGGCCCGTGGATCACTTTTGCGCGCATGGAAACGCTACGCTCACCCAAAAGCCTGCATGGCCCCGCGCTGGGTTTACCTCAACTCACGTTTCGCGCCTGGTTTACCGCGCAGTGGGGAGCGGAAGCCTGGCAAGCACTGGACAAAATTCCCAAAGATCAGTGGATGGATTATCTGATTTGGTATCGCAACGTGCTGGATCTGCCGGTACAGAACAACGTGCGCATGACCGCGATTGCCTTCGTGGACGATCTGATTGCGATAGATATTGAAGGCGCAGAAACCGGGCGTGTTTATACCCGTCGACTGGTTCTGGCGACAGGCCGCTCGGGTTTAGGCGGCTTTGCTGTGCCTGAATTCCTTCAAGGCATTGACCGTCAGTTCTGGGCGCACTCAGCCGATGAGATCAATTTCGCTGCCTTGAAAGGTAAGCGTCTCGCCGTCATTGGCGCTGGGGCTTCTTCTATGGACAATGCGGCCACTGCACTTGAAGCGGGGGCAGGTTCTGTTGATATGCTGATCCGCCGAAAAGCGATGCCACGTATCAATAAAATGACCGGCATTGGTAGCCAGGGCGTGGTGCACGGAATGCATCAACTGCCTGATGCGTGGAAATGGAAATTTGTCGACTACACCGCGACAACGCAAACGCCGCCGCCTCGCGCCTCGACGCTGCGCGTATCTCGCCATGCCAATGCCCGTTTCTTGCTGGATTGCGGCATTGTTGCGGTTCACCAAGATGAGAAAGGTCTGTTGATCGACACCACGCAAGGGGCGATGCATTACGACTTTCTCATTGCAGCAACGGGTTTCTCAAATGATTTCAGCGGACGTGCGGAGTTCGCTGCCCTTGCGCCGCACATTCGTACCTGGGCTGATGGTCGCTACACGCCAGATATGGGCGAGCCCCGTAGCAATATGCTGGAAGCGCCCGATCTCGGCCCGGCATTTGAGTTCCAGCAACGCGTTGCTGGTTCCTGCCCGTTGCTGGCGCACGTCCACTGCTTTAACGATGCGGCGATGCTCACACACGGCAAGGTTTCAGGTGATATTCCCGCTGTAAGCGCCGGAGCCGAGCGGTTAGTGCGCGGCATCACCGCCTCATTGTTTGCCGAAGATGTCGAAACCCATTTCTCCAACCTGGTCGCTTACGACATCCCTGAACTTCAGGGCGACGAATGGACTGATTCAACCCCTTTAATTAAACAGGAGAATGCGTTGTGA
- a CDS encoding CMD domain-containing protein → MIDAIDKAAGLSQEDALFHARRFRPEFVAGAEQCRLSVLEPANDHGLASDLRIALAHRIAALNEDQALIAEYGAQLTALSPTETLQALAAGTQDLPEPLATVARHVDLVTVTPDQAAADDIKRLEQAGLNNAQIVALSELIAFVNFQTRVAAGLRLMRSA, encoded by the coding sequence GTGATCGACGCTATTGATAAGGCCGCTGGGCTTTCACAGGAAGACGCGCTTTTCCATGCACGTCGGTTCCGCCCAGAATTTGTAGCGGGCGCAGAGCAATGTCGGCTTTCAGTGCTTGAACCCGCAAATGATCACGGACTCGCGTCCGATCTGCGTATTGCGTTAGCGCATCGCATTGCTGCTCTTAATGAAGATCAGGCGTTGATTGCTGAATATGGCGCACAGCTTACCGCGCTGTCACCGACAGAAACATTGCAGGCGCTGGCCGCAGGCACACAAGACTTGCCTGAGCCGTTGGCAACCGTTGCGCGGCATGTTGATTTGGTAACGGTGACGCCAGATCAGGCAGCAGCAGATGATATTAAGCGTCTTGAGCAGGCGGGCCTGAATAATGCCCAGATTGTCGCGCTCTCTGAACTGATTGCATTTGTGAATTTCCAGACACGCGTTGCGGCTGGCTTACGCCTGATGAGGTCAGCATGA
- a CDS encoding peroxidase-related enzyme (This protein belongs to a clade of uncharacterized proteins related to peroxidases such as the alkylhydroperoxidase AhpD.): MIPLVSLKPLTWHPYIAPVELAEATPEQLNAMKVTPSNKKVSEYVRTLAHDPDSYVARTELFNAIMYVEGGLARADRELGALGASIVNGCKYCAVVHARRHAQLTKSDEVVSALYFNKPETLNARDAAIYRFARRLSVTPSQATPEDIHALRAEGLDDNEILDLIHAISIFGWANRLMHVLGHAEIEK; this comes from the coding sequence ATGATCCCCTTAGTTAGCCTGAAACCGTTGACCTGGCATCCCTATATCGCGCCGGTTGAACTTGCCGAGGCCACGCCCGAGCAACTTAATGCGATGAAGGTGACGCCTTCTAACAAGAAGGTCTCAGAATATGTGCGCACGCTGGCACATGACCCGGACAGCTATGTGGCTCGCACCGAATTATTTAACGCGATCATGTATGTCGAAGGCGGCCTGGCGCGCGCTGACCGTGAGCTGGGGGCGTTAGGCGCTTCCATCGTCAATGGTTGCAAATATTGCGCGGTTGTTCACGCCCGCCGCCATGCACAACTGACCAAAAGCGATGAAGTGGTCAGCGCGCTCTATTTCAATAAACCCGAAACGCTTAACGCACGCGATGCGGCTATTTACCGTTTTGCCCGTCGCCTTTCGGTGACACCGTCACAGGCAACGCCAGAAGATATTCACGCGCTGCGAGCAGAAGGCCTGGACGACAACGAAATACTCGACCTGATTCATGCTATTTCGAT